The proteins below are encoded in one region of Bos indicus x Bos taurus breed Angus x Brahman F1 hybrid chromosome 2, Bos_hybrid_MaternalHap_v2.0, whole genome shotgun sequence:
- the CCDC150 gene encoding coiled-coil domain-containing protein 150 isoform X7 → MLENVLASHSKMQGALEKVQIELGRRDSEIAGLKKERALNQQRVQKLEAEVDQWQARMLVVDAQHNSEMEPLQKALDVAREDNRKLAMSLEQALQTNNHLQTKLDHVQEKLESKELERQNLETFKERMSEESKIEAELHAERIDALRKQFQIERETAKKAAQREVTEMKKALDEANFRSVEVSRTNRELRQKLTELEKLLNSSKEKIKNQRAQIKLHLSAKANNAQNVERMKQIETELRQMELIKDQYQKKNYEQSLSIQKFVSEMTNLQKEMQLLARSQYDTSARNKQQELHLEAERKLRQELENRCQELEETIRHLKKCKEATENKLKEASVESEQITANLEEAHRWFKCRFDGLQLELTKNRLQRLPREDRWREEDQDKRHNSMSNQSALHRWENKRNRLVPKKCHSEQERK, encoded by the exons ATGTTGGAGAATGTGTTGGCTTCTCACAGTAAGATGCAAGGTGCTCTGGAAAAAGTGCAAATAGAGCTTGGCCGGAGGGATTCAGAGATCGCAGGCCTCAAGAAAGAAAG GGCTCTGAATCAACAGCGGGTACAGAAGCTGGAAGCAGAAGTAGACCAGTGGCAGGCCAGAATGCTTGTCGTCGATGCCCAGCACAACAGTGAG ATGGAACCTCTACAAAAAGCTCTAGATGTAGCTAGAGAAGACAACAGGAAACTGGCTATGAGCCTGGAGCAAGCTCTCCAGACAAATAATCACCTACAAACAAAGCTTGATCATGTTCAAGAGAAATTGGAAAGCAAAGAACTTGAGCGACAGAATTTGGAAACCTTTAA AGAACGGATGAGTGAAGAATCCAAAATAGAAGCAGAATTGCATGCTGAACGCATAGATGCTCTAAGAAAGCAGTTTCAAATTGAGAGAGAAACTGCCAAGAAAGCAGCACAGCGGGAAGTAACTGAG ATGAAGAAAGCCCTTGATGAAGCCAACTTCAGATCAGTGGAAGTGTCCCGGACCAACCGAGAGCTGCGGCAGAAACTTACAGAGCTGGAAAAGCTACTGAACAGCAgcaaggagaaaataaagaatcaAAGGGCCCAAATTAAGCTCCACTTGTCCGCCAAGGCGAATAACGCTCAGAACGTAGAGAGGATGAAG CAAATAGAAACAGAATTGAGGCAAATGGAGCTAATTAAGGAtcagtatcagaaaaaaaacTACGAACAG TCACTGAGTATCCAGAAATTTGTATCTGAAATGACTAACCTGCAGAAGGAGATGCAGCTGTTGGCTAGGAGCCAGTATGACACCTCAGCACGGAATAAACAGCAAGAGCTGCACCTTGAGGCCGAGCGGAAGCTGAGGCAGGAGCTGGAGAATCGGTGCCAG GAATTGGAAGAAACTATCAGACACCTAAAGAAATGTAAAGAGGCGACAGAGAATAAGCTGAAAGAAGCCAGTGTGGAATCAGAGCAG ATAACAGCTAACCTGGAAGAAGCTCACCGCTGGTTTAAGTGCAGATTTGACGGTCTACAACTCGAGCTGACCAAAAACCGGTTGCAGAGGCTTCCCCGGGAAGACAGGTGGCGGGAAGAG GACCAAGATAAAAGGCACAACAGCATGTCAAACCAGTCTGCTCTGCATCGATGGGAGAATAAACGGAATAGACTTGTGCCCAAGAAGTGCCACTCTGAACAAGAGAGAAAGTGA